DNA from Thermodesulfovibrionales bacterium:
GTTCGGGCGTTCCTACTATACGAACAGAAAGGTCGCCGAGGACTTGCTTATCAAATTCCCTAATACCTTGCTCCTTGCTGTGGGTGCGATGACCATAGCGGTTCCCGCAGGCATCATCTTCGGTTTTCTCTCGGCTTTAAGGAGAGGAACCGTAATCGACCGGACGGTCTCGGTCTTGTCCGTTATCGGTTTGAGCCTTCCCGTATTCTGGTCCGGACTCCTCATCATGCTCTTCTTCAGTCTGAAGCTGCGGCTGCTCCCTCCGGCGGGCATGGGAGGCATACGGTTCCTCATTATGCCGGCGCTCACCCTCGCACTTCCGGCGCTCGCAACGCTGACGAGGATTTCACGCACGACGCTCATAGACCTCGTCCACATGCCTTATGTGAGGACGGCTCGAGCGAAGGGGCTGAGGGAAAAGAACGTTCTTTTCATTCATGTTTTCAAGAATGCCCTGCTTCCCCTTGTGACCGTGATCGGTCTCGATTTCGGGAGCTACCTGAACGGCGCGGTGCTCACGGAGACGATTTTCGCATGGGACGGCATCGGAAGGTACGCCATGGAAGGAATTATCAAACGGGACTATCCGGTGATTATGGGTTGCATCATTGTCGGCACGACGGTTTACGTCCTCATCAACCTCGCTGTCGACATCGCCTACCACTACCTCGATCCGAGAGTGAGGCTTTATGCGGATATTGAGTAAGGGTATCGTCGCCCTGCTGCTTCTCGTATCGGTCGCCTCAATCCTTGCTCCCATCATAGCGCCGTACGACCCTGATGAGATAAATCTCGATGAGCTGAAAATACCTCCGGACGCAAAACATCTCTTCGGCACCGACAATAAGGGCAGGGATATCTTCTCGCGGGTCCTCTACGGCGGAAGAATTTCCCTTTCCGTCGCTGTTGCGGCGGCTTTTCTCTCCATGGTCATCGGCCTTTTGATCGGCCTCGTATCGGGTTATCTCGGGGGGAGGACCGATACGGCGATCATGATCGTCGTTGACTTCATCCTCGCCTTTCCGTCGCTCCTCCTCGCAATAGGCGTGTCGGTGATCCTCCCGCCCGGTATCTATACCGTCATGATAGCGATTGCGTCCGTGGGCTGGGCATCCTTTGCGCGGCTTGTGAGAGGACATGTCTTGTCCTTACGGAGCGCGCCCTTCATCGAAGCGGCGACGGCGATAGGCTGCAGCTCGAGAAGGGTTCTCTTTGTGCACCTGCTTCCCCAATGCATTCCCCTCGTCATTGTTATGACCGGATTAAAGCTGGGAGGGTACATCCTTGCCGAGGCTTCCCTCAGTTTTCTCGGACTCGGTGCTCAACCCCCGGCGCCGAGCTGGGGCTCCATGGTGAGCGCAAACCGGGCCTTCATCGTTTCTGCGCCGTGGATGGTCATCTTCCCCGGACTTGCCATAACCGTGACATCGCT
Protein-coding regions in this window:
- a CDS encoding ABC transporter permease, yielding MRILSKGIVALLLLVSVASILAPIIAPYDPDEINLDELKIPPDAKHLFGTDNKGRDIFSRVLYGGRISLSVAVAAAFLSMVIGLLIGLVSGYLGGRTDTAIMIVVDFILAFPSLLLAIGVSVILPPGIYTVMIAIASVGWASFARLVRGHVLSLRSAPFIEAATAIGCSSRRVLFVHLLPQCIPLVIVMTGLKLGGYILAEASLSFLGLGAQPPAPSWGSMVSANRAFIVSAPWMVIFPGLAITVTSLSFNMLGDIWRDRYGLKIQG
- a CDS encoding ABC transporter permease, which codes for MVWATAEFPANQAQKESQVIQRYIIKRILLLIPLLLGITLLTFSLTKALPGDPALSLMGERTKPEVIERIRKELGSDKPFFIQYSGYIKLLLKGEFGRSYYTNRKVAEDLLIKFPNTLLLAVGAMTIAVPAGIIFGFLSALRRGTVIDRTVSVLSVIGLSLPVFWSGLLIMLFFSLKLRLLPPAGMGGIRFLIMPALTLALPALATLTRISRTTLIDLVHMPYVRTARAKGLREKNVLFIHVFKNALLPLVTVIGLDFGSYLNGAVLTETIFAWDGIGRYAMEGIIKRDYPVIMGCIIVGTTVYVLINLAVDIAYHYLDPRVRLYADIE